One Acidimicrobiales bacterium genomic region harbors:
- a CDS encoding ectoine synthase, protein MIIRSLADLVGTERDVDGGTWRSRRLLLADDDMGFSVHDTVLAAGTTTEMHYRHHLEAVYCIEGRAELTDHATGETRLIEPGMLYALDANDHHTVKAIEDFRVVCVFNPPVTGHEVHDDRGGYLPAEEQLRLDRHQKNRHEQEGMVTR, encoded by the coding sequence GTGATCATCCGTTCACTCGCCGACCTCGTAGGGACCGAACGTGACGTCGACGGTGGCACCTGGCGCTCACGGCGCCTGCTGCTCGCCGACGACGACATGGGTTTCTCGGTCCACGACACGGTTCTGGCCGCCGGGACGACGACCGAGATGCACTACCGGCACCACCTCGAGGCCGTCTACTGCATCGAGGGTCGTGCGGAACTGACCGATCACGCCACCGGTGAGACGCGTCTCATCGAGCCGGGAATGCTCTACGCCCTCGACGCGAACGACCACCACACGGTGAAGGCCATCGAGGACTTCCGGGTCGTGTGTGTGTTCAACCCACCGGTCACGGGCCACGAGGTCCACGACGACCGGGGCGGCTACCTGCCCGCTGAGGAGCAGTTGCGGCTCGACCGTCACCAGAAGAATCGACACGAACAGGAAGGGATGGTCACCCGGTGA
- the thpD gene encoding ectoine hydroxylase, whose amino-acid sequence MSSARTTTTPVRDRYPSRVGGDAGLGDRLDPVVWGDGDGPLSPEDVESFDRDGFLVVPELVPADVVERCTDDFARLAGEATSRDPLAIYEPDSDDLRSLFDVHRTSDVYAALVRRPELLGVARQLLADDVYIHQSRINVKRAYTGRSFPWHSDFETWHVEDGMPAMRAVSCSIALTENHPWNGQLLLIAGSHRTYLSFPGSTPEDNHLTSLRKQSYGVPTPAQLDALAEQGTVEQFTGPPGSVCFFDCNTMHGSPDNISPVARTNLFFVYNALANALVEPFGTDVPRPNHIADRSFEPLD is encoded by the coding sequence GTGAGCTCGGCGCGGACCACCACGACACCGGTCCGGGACCGCTACCCGTCGCGGGTCGGCGGCGATGCCGGCCTCGGTGATCGCCTCGACCCTGTCGTCTGGGGCGACGGGGACGGCCCGCTGAGTCCCGAAGACGTCGAGAGCTTCGACCGTGACGGCTTTCTCGTGGTTCCGGAACTCGTTCCCGCCGATGTCGTGGAACGCTGTACCGACGACTTCGCCCGCCTCGCAGGTGAGGCGACATCGCGGGACCCGCTCGCGATCTACGAGCCCGATTCCGACGATCTGCGGTCGTTGTTCGACGTGCACCGCACCAGCGACGTCTACGCGGCGCTCGTACGGCGTCCCGAGCTGCTCGGTGTCGCCCGCCAGCTTCTCGCCGACGACGTCTACATCCACCAGAGCAGGATCAACGTCAAGCGTGCCTACACGGGCCGTTCGTTCCCCTGGCACTCGGACTTCGAGACGTGGCACGTCGAGGACGGCATGCCCGCCATGCGCGCGGTCAGCTGCTCCATCGCGTTGACCGAGAACCATCCCTGGAACGGGCAGCTCCTTCTCATCGCCGGCTCGCACCGGACCTACCTGTCGTTCCCGGGGTCGACGCCCGAGGACAACCATCTGACCTCGCTGCGCAAGCAGTCATACGGGGTTCCGACCCCGGCCCAACTCGATGCGCTGGCCGAGCAGGGCACCGTCGAGCAGTTCACGGGTCCTCCCGGGTCGGTGTGCTTCTTCGACTGCAACACGATGCACGGGTCGCCGGACAACATCTCTCCGGTGGCGCGCACCAACCTCTTCTTCGTCTACAACGCGCTGGCCAACGCGCTCGTCGAGCCGTTCGGGACCGATGTTCCGCGACCGAATCACATCGCGGACCGCTCGTTCGAACCGCTCGACTGA